Proteins from a genomic interval of Pseudomonas versuta:
- a CDS encoding acyl-CoA dehydrogenase family protein, with the protein MFVDLTPEQHALRHKVRDYFQNLMTPQLREQLRGKEGGELYRDTIRQMGRDGWLAVGWPKEHGGQGYGPTEQFIFFEEANIAGAPLPFVTISTVGPALMAYGTELQKARFLPGIAAGEIIFAIGYSEPDAGSDLAVLKTTARPEGDDFVVNGTKLWTSGAESADYIWLAARTDPERPRHKGISILILETAAEGFTTTVIPTTSNPTAATYYDNVRVPRDMLVGELHGGWKLITAQLNHERLGLGAWSDKVVGLFRRVFMWAREADEQGVRATDKAWVRAGLAQCYARLEAMRLINLRIAADLERERMDVALASTTKVYGSESAIEILRLLSNIVGANGLIRGGSAASLLQGELEYEVRASVTLTFGGGTNEIQRELIAQFGMGMPRTQR; encoded by the coding sequence ATGTTCGTCGACCTCACACCTGAACAACACGCCCTGCGCCACAAGGTGCGGGACTATTTCCAGAACCTGATGACCCCGCAGCTGCGAGAACAACTGCGCGGCAAAGAGGGCGGCGAGCTGTACCGCGACACCATCCGCCAGATGGGCCGTGACGGCTGGCTGGCCGTGGGCTGGCCCAAGGAACATGGCGGGCAGGGCTACGGCCCTACCGAGCAATTCATCTTCTTTGAGGAAGCCAATATTGCCGGTGCGCCGCTGCCGTTTGTGACCATCAGCACGGTGGGGCCTGCGTTGATGGCCTATGGCACCGAGCTGCAAAAAGCCAGGTTCCTGCCGGGCATCGCGGCAGGCGAAATCATTTTCGCCATCGGTTACTCCGAGCCGGATGCCGGCAGCGACCTGGCGGTGCTCAAAACCACTGCCCGGCCCGAGGGCGATGATTTTGTGGTCAATGGCACCAAGCTCTGGACCTCGGGTGCCGAGTCGGCCGATTACATCTGGCTGGCGGCCCGTACCGACCCTGAGCGACCACGGCACAAGGGCATATCGATCCTGATTCTGGAGACTGCGGCTGAAGGTTTTACCACCACGGTGATTCCGACCACCAGCAACCCGACTGCAGCCACTTACTACGACAACGTGCGGGTGCCCCGGGACATGCTGGTGGGCGAGTTGCATGGGGGCTGGAAGTTGATTACGGCGCAGCTCAACCATGAACGGCTGGGTCTGGGGGCATGGTCCGACAAAGTGGTGGGGCTGTTTCGCCGGGTCTTCATGTGGGCCCGCGAGGCTGATGAGCAGGGGGTTCGTGCCACTGACAAAGCCTGGGTGCGTGCCGGTCTGGCGCAATGTTATGCCCGGCTTGAAGCCATGCGCCTGATCAACCTGCGCATTGCCGCCGATCTGGAGCGTGAGCGCATGGACGTGGCGCTGGCATCGACCACCAAGGTCTACGGCTCGGAATCGGCGATCGAGATCCTGCGCCTGCTGAGCAATATCGTCGGGGCCAATGGCCTGATCCGCGGCGGCTCGGCGGCTTCGTTGCTGCAAGGCGAACTGGAGTACGAAGTCCGTGCC